Proteins found in one Carcharodon carcharias isolate sCarCar2 chromosome 8, sCarCar2.pri, whole genome shotgun sequence genomic segment:
- the rars1 gene encoding arginine--tRNA ligase, cytoplasmic, with the protein MAGLLEEYGARMQEQEKEIRSLIAEIESLKNPVILDYSLGLGEMLEENTKLKYRLNVLKRSLQEEESKIGTSMININQRLQNIFSVAIKVAYPHLENPPLAVTPSQHSKFGDYQCNSAMAISQLLKAKGEKIDPTEIAKQIINNIPKNDIIENVEIAGPGFVNVHLKREFVSKLLTDLLVNGVRLPPVGPKKKVVVDFSSPNIAKEMHVGHLRSTIIGDSMCRLFEYVGYDVLRLNHVGDWGTQFGMLIAHLQDKFPDYLIVSPPIGDLQAFYKESKKRFDEEEAFKKRAYECVVLLQSHNPEIIKAWNMICDVSRKEFQKIYDHLDIKLIERGESYYQSMMNDVVKLFEEKGMIQLDEGRKIVFPPGCSLPLTVEKSDGGYTYDTSDLAALRQRIFGEKADMIIYVVDNGQSVHFQTVFAAAQMIGWYDPKKIRVEHTGFGVVLGEDKKKFKTRSGETVRLADLLEEGLKRSMDKLLAKEREKVLTPDELKAAKEAVAFGCIKYADLSHNRINDYIFSFDKMLDDRGNTAAYLLYAFTRIRSISRLANIDDATLQKAAAETAILLNHEKEWKLGKCILRFPEIINKILDDLYLHTLCDYLFELATTFTEFYDNCYCVEKDRQTGEVVKVNMWRMLLCDATAAVMAKSFAILGIKPVQRM; encoded by the exons ATGGCCGGGCTGCTGGAGGAGTACGGAGCTCGcatgcaagagcag GAGAAAGAAATCAGGTCCCTTATTGCTGAAATTGAGAGTTTAAAAAACCCTGTGATACTAGATTACTCTTTGGGACTGGGCGAGATGTTAGAGGAAAACACCAAACTCAAGTACCGATTAAATGTTCTCAAGCGG AGCCTACAAGAAGAGGAGAGCAAAATAGGGACCAGCATGATAAATATCAACCAGCGTCTACAGAACATTTTCAGTGTTGCCATCAAAGTTGCCTATCCGCATCTTGAAAACCCACCATTAGCAGTCACACCAAGCCAGCATTCAAAATTTGGAGATTACCAATGCAACAGTGCCATGGCAATATCTCAG CTATTGAAAGCCAAAGGAGAGAAGATTGATCCTACAGAGATTGCCAAGCAAATTATCAATAACATTCCAAAAAATGATATAATTGAAAATGTTGAGATTGCCGGACCAG GTTTTGTCAATGTTCATCTCAAAAGAGAATTTGTCTCCAAGCTGCTGACAGACCTCCTTGTAAATGGAGTTCGGCTTCCGCCGGTAGGGCCAAAGAAGAAG GTGGTGGTAGATTTCTCCTCTCCCAATATTGCCAAGGAGATGCATGTGGGCCATTTGCGATCGACCATCATTGGAGACAGCATGTGTCGCTTGTTTGAATATGTGGGTTATGACGTTTTAAG GCTAAATCATGTTGGTGACTGGGGAACACAATTTGGTATGTTGATTGCTCACTTGCAAGACAAGTTTCCAGATTACCTGATCGTTTCCCCTCCAATTGGCGACCTTCAGGCCTTCTATAAA GAATCCAAGAAGAGATTTGATGAGGAGGAAGCCTTTAAGAAGCGGGCATATGAGTGTGTGGTACTGCTACAGAGCcacaatccagaaattattaagGCTTGGAATATGATCTGTGACGTTTCTCGGAAGG AATTCCAGAAAATTTATGATCATTTGGATATAAAGCTGATTGAAAGGGGTGAATCGTACTACCAAAGCATGATGAATGACGTTGTTAAATTGTTTGAGGAAAAAG GTATGATACAGCTTGACGAAGGCCGAAAGATTGTTTTCCCACCAGGATGCTCGTTGCCCCTAAcagtggaaaaatcagatggaggGTACACATATGACACGTCAGACTTAGCGGCGCTTCGACAAAGGATTTTTGGTGAAAAGGCTGATATGATTATCTATGTTGTGGATAATGGGCAG AGTGTCCATTTCCAGACAGTCTTTGCTGCAGCCCAGATGATTGGCTGGTATGACCCCAAAAAGATCAGAGTGGAGCATACTGGATTTGGTGTGGTATTAGGTGAAGATAA AAAGAAGTTCAAAACAAGGTCAGGTGAAACTGTGCGATTGGCTGACCTACTGGAAGAGGGTCTCAAAAGATCAATGGATAAACTATTGGCAAAGGAACGAGAGAAG GTTTTGACACCTGACGAGCTTAAAGCAGCAAAAGAAGCTGTTGCATTCGGATGTATCAAATATGCTGACCTTTCTCATAATAGGATTAATGACTATATCTTCTCTTTTGACAAAATGTTGGATGAcaggggaaacacagcagcctatTTGCTGTACGCCTTCACTAGAATCAG ATCCATAAGTCGACTCGCAAACATTGATGATGCAACCCTGCagaaagcagctgcagaaacagccatCCTGCTAAATCATGAGAAGGAATGGAAGTTGGGTAAATGCATTCTGCGATTCCCAGAAATCATTAACAAGATCTTGGATGACTTGTATCTGCATACCCTCTGTGACTACCTCTTTGAACTGGCCACAACCTTCACAGAATTCTATGACAACTGTTACTGTGTAGAGAAGGACAGGCAGACAG GTGAAGTTGTCAAAGTGAACATGTGGCGGATGCTGCTGTGTGATGCTACCGCTGCTGTTATGGCGAAGAGTTTTGCTATCCTGGGAATCAAGCCTGTTCAGAGGATGTAA